In the Marinomonas algicola genome, one interval contains:
- a CDS encoding pyruvate, water dikinase regulatory protein, whose amino-acid sequence MKVYFVSDGTAITAEVFGSAMLSFFDVKIDTLSVPFLTTEDKARGFCKQINNEIALGHQTLVFYTISDPVISDIIQTSDSHCYNLFGDLLSPIENALGVKARPTAQKAHGIKEGVYDGRIDAINYALANDDGCSIKNLDEAHVILLGVSRSGKTPTSLYLAMQYGIKAANYPLTEDDFDPLKLPKALKEQKRKLYGLTIDANRLHEIRTGRMASSKYASLRQCRYELSEVETLYRQERIPFLNSTRLSVEEISTKVMADMNLDRHRV is encoded by the coding sequence ATGAAAGTGTATTTTGTATCAGATGGCACGGCTATTACAGCCGAAGTGTTTGGCTCGGCTATGTTGTCTTTTTTCGATGTGAAAATTGACACCTTAAGTGTGCCTTTTTTGACAACAGAAGATAAAGCGAGAGGTTTCTGTAAGCAAATTAATAATGAAATTGCATTAGGTCATCAAACCTTAGTTTTTTATACGATCTCAGATCCTGTGATTAGCGATATCATCCAAACAAGTGACAGTCATTGTTACAATTTATTTGGTGATTTATTGTCTCCTATAGAAAATGCGCTAGGGGTAAAGGCAAGGCCGACCGCTCAAAAAGCACATGGCATAAAAGAAGGGGTATACGATGGTCGTATTGATGCAATAAATTACGCCTTAGCCAACGATGACGGGTGTTCAATAAAAAATTTAGATGAGGCACATGTTATTTTATTAGGCGTTTCTCGTTCAGGAAAAACCCCCACCAGTTTGTATTTGGCCATGCAATATGGAATTAAAGCGGCAAATTATCCGTTAACGGAAGATGACTTTGATCCGCTCAAACTTCCTAAGGCACTTAAAGAGCAAAAGAGAAAGCTTTATGGATTAACGATTGATGCAAATAGGTTGCATGAAATTCGCACAGGAAGAATGGCCTCGAGTAAATATGCCTCCTTACGTCAATGCCGATATGAATTGTCTGAGGTAGAAACACTTTATAGACAAGAGCGGATTCCATTTTTAAACTCGACGCGACTTTCTGTGGAAGAAATTTCCACCAAAGTAATGGCGGATATGAACTTAGATCGACATAGAGTCTAG
- the rnr gene encoding ribonuclease R: protein MTLSKKNINDPFLQREASKYENPVPSREFILEFLAGENRPIGHEEMCGIFQLQNDDEIEALRRRLIAMARDHQLNSLNNEYTVLEESDLIEGRVQGNKEGHGFLLRQNDDDIFLSSRQMQNAMDGDLVTVRLSGRNVKGRLDGIIVEVLERKNHRIVGRYYEESQVSFVTPENPRISQDILVSKESGLTPKHGQYVVIELLTFPEKGQAATGIITQVLGDFMAPGLEIDIAIHKFDIPNDWPAAVLQQVKHFGFDVDEADKVNRVDLRDTPFVTIDGEDARDFDDAVYCERTPGGWKLFVAIADVSHYVKKGTALDEEATVRGNSVYFPGRVVPMLPEVLSNGLCSLNPDVDRLVMVSEISLTTRGKMRGYKFYEGIIRSHARLTYSKVAKMIATEIDDQGEALRQRYASLVSHIDSLFGLYNVLKDARAERGAMEFDTVETRMVFDQESKIEQIVPIERNDAHKLIEECMLCANVATAEFLLKANIPALFRVHEGPKEERLQTLRTYLSVLGLELGGGLKPTPDDYALLSQQIHGRVDARSIQTMMLRSMSQASYQADNHGHFGLNYTAYTHFTSPIRRYPDLLVHRAIRYLIRGEGRPKVTQAYRVPNSPEIKKNKIYSYDDAQMDDLGTNCSMTERRADEATRDVESWLKCQYVEQHIGEGFDGVVTAVTPFGLFVELKDLFVDGLVHISSLGKDYFIHDPDLQAIIGERSGRVYRLGDVLKVVVAKVNLEQRKIDLDLQNDGTANNKSRRPKPIKRDDVSELDMQLAQLPSLELGGRAKKKERSDSGTENAFKVDAEEVALTNTNEAVSNKPKHRKGNGENTRPSRTKVKKKPTKKVDLKSNGDEKVKPKKKKKPLVKSKDSNAQKVKVKKDADTAVKKTKKKSKKSNAKPRSGTA, encoded by the coding sequence ATGACTTTGAGTAAAAAAAATATAAATGATCCCTTTCTCCAGCGTGAAGCCTCTAAATATGAAAACCCCGTTCCAAGCCGTGAGTTCATACTGGAGTTCTTAGCCGGTGAAAACCGTCCTATTGGGCATGAAGAGATGTGTGGGATTTTTCAACTTCAGAATGACGATGAGATTGAAGCGCTGCGTCGTCGTTTAATTGCTATGGCACGAGACCATCAGCTTAACTCACTTAATAATGAATATACCGTACTCGAAGAATCAGACCTTATTGAAGGTAGAGTTCAGGGAAACAAAGAAGGTCATGGATTTTTATTACGTCAAAATGACGATGATATCTTTTTGTCCTCACGTCAAATGCAAAATGCAATGGACGGTGACTTAGTAACTGTTAGGTTGTCAGGTCGAAATGTCAAAGGACGTTTAGACGGCATTATTGTTGAGGTCTTAGAACGAAAAAATCATCGCATAGTGGGGCGTTATTATGAAGAGAGCCAAGTTTCTTTTGTGACACCTGAAAACCCTCGTATATCGCAAGATATTTTAGTTTCAAAAGAATCTGGATTAACCCCGAAACATGGGCAATATGTTGTCATAGAGCTGTTAACTTTCCCAGAAAAAGGCCAAGCCGCTACGGGCATCATAACCCAGGTATTAGGCGACTTTATGGCTCCAGGTCTAGAGATAGACATTGCTATCCATAAATTTGATATTCCAAACGATTGGCCTGCCGCTGTGTTACAGCAAGTTAAGCATTTCGGTTTTGACGTCGATGAAGCCGATAAGGTCAATCGAGTCGATTTACGTGATACGCCTTTTGTCACTATTGATGGCGAAGATGCGCGCGATTTTGATGATGCTGTTTACTGTGAAAGAACACCGGGTGGTTGGAAATTGTTTGTTGCCATTGCCGATGTATCGCATTATGTGAAAAAGGGCACGGCATTAGACGAAGAAGCGACAGTGCGTGGTAATTCGGTGTATTTTCCTGGTCGCGTTGTGCCAATGTTACCAGAGGTCTTATCGAATGGTTTATGTTCATTAAATCCAGACGTTGACCGTCTTGTTATGGTGTCTGAAATCTCTTTAACAACGCGTGGCAAGATGCGTGGTTATAAGTTTTATGAAGGTATTATTCGTTCTCATGCCCGTTTAACTTACTCGAAAGTTGCTAAAATGATTGCAACGGAAATAGATGATCAAGGTGAGGCATTAAGGCAGAGATATGCTTCTTTAGTATCCCATATCGACTCTTTATTTGGTCTTTATAATGTTCTCAAAGACGCTCGTGCTGAACGTGGTGCAATGGAGTTTGATACCGTTGAGACTCGTATGGTGTTTGATCAAGAATCTAAAATTGAGCAAATTGTTCCTATTGAACGAAATGATGCGCATAAGTTGATAGAGGAATGTATGTTGTGCGCAAACGTTGCGACCGCTGAGTTTCTATTAAAAGCCAATATCCCTGCATTATTTCGTGTGCATGAAGGGCCAAAAGAAGAGCGTTTACAAACGTTAAGAACGTATCTGTCTGTTTTAGGTCTGGAATTGGGTGGTGGGTTAAAGCCGACGCCCGATGACTACGCGTTGTTATCTCAACAAATTCACGGTCGAGTTGACGCTCGTAGTATTCAAACTATGATGTTGCGTTCAATGAGTCAGGCGTCTTATCAAGCGGATAATCATGGCCACTTTGGCTTGAATTATACGGCCTATACACACTTTACCTCTCCTATTCGTCGTTACCCTGATCTCTTGGTTCACAGAGCCATTCGATATTTGATTCGCGGGGAAGGTCGTCCTAAAGTAACTCAGGCATACCGAGTACCGAATAGTCCAGAGATTAAAAAGAATAAAATTTACAGCTACGATGATGCTCAAATGGATGATTTGGGAACCAATTGTTCCATGACGGAAAGACGTGCGGATGAAGCTACGCGTGATGTTGAGTCATGGCTGAAATGTCAGTACGTAGAACAGCATATTGGGGAGGGTTTTGATGGTGTTGTTACTGCCGTCACGCCATTTGGCCTTTTTGTCGAACTGAAAGATTTATTTGTAGATGGTTTAGTCCATATATCATCGTTAGGAAAAGATTACTTTATCCATGACCCTGATTTACAAGCCATTATAGGCGAACGTTCAGGACGTGTTTATCGTTTGGGGGATGTGCTTAAGGTTGTTGTTGCTAAAGTTAATTTAGAACAGAGAAAGATTGATTTAGACCTGCAAAATGATGGCACGGCAAATAATAAAAGTCGTCGTCCTAAACCTATCAAGCGTGACGATGTATCAGAATTAGACATGCAACTTGCTCAACTGCCTTCATTGGAGCTGGGTGGAAGGGCTAAGAAGAAGGAAAGGTCCGATTCTGGTACTGAAAACGCTTTTAAAGTGGACGCTGAAGAAGTCGCTCTTACAAATACCAATGAGGCGGTCAGTAATAAGCCTAAGCATCGTAAAGGGAATGGCGAGAATACACGACCAAGTAGAACTAAGGTGAAAAAAAAGCCAACAAAGAAAGTTGATTTAAAAAGTAACGGTGATGAAAAAGTAAAGCCGAAAAAGAAGAAAAAACCTTTAGTAAAGAGCAAAGACAGTAATGCGCAAAAGGTAAAGGTTAAAAAAGATGCCGATACCGCTGTAAAAAAGACGAAGAAAAAGTCTAAAAAAAGTAATGCTAAGCCGAGATCCGGTACAGCGTAA
- the rlmB gene encoding 23S rRNA (guanosine(2251)-2'-O)-methyltransferase RlmB → MSDLEWVYGIHAVENLLAQQPDKIKEVRFQEGRDDKKIQRLTKLCREQKVTHNIVPRKDIDKLFSSHKERVVHQGAAALAEVTKAGDEADLHKLIGALDEPALIVILDGITDPHNLGACLRSADAAGAHALVMPKDKSAPLNATVSKVACGAAESLPVFSVTNLARTMKKLQDQGVWIFGTAGEATQTIYEHDLTISSAIVMGAEGDGMRRLTREQCDYLVKLPMAGVVSSLNVSVATGVCLYEIVRQRAVKNES, encoded by the coding sequence ATGTCAGATTTAGAATGGGTTTACGGCATTCATGCTGTTGAAAATTTATTAGCTCAACAGCCAGATAAAATCAAAGAAGTGCGTTTTCAAGAAGGCCGTGATGATAAAAAAATTCAACGATTAACAAAGCTGTGTCGTGAACAGAAAGTGACGCACAATATTGTGCCACGAAAAGATATAGATAAGCTTTTCTCGAGCCATAAAGAAAGGGTTGTACACCAGGGTGCCGCTGCGCTTGCAGAAGTGACTAAAGCTGGAGATGAAGCCGATCTTCATAAATTGATAGGGGCGCTGGATGAACCCGCATTAATTGTCATTTTAGATGGTATAACTGACCCACATAATTTAGGTGCTTGTTTACGTAGTGCCGATGCGGCCGGTGCTCATGCCTTAGTGATGCCAAAAGATAAATCGGCTCCATTGAATGCAACGGTAAGCAAAGTAGCTTGTGGCGCGGCTGAAAGCTTGCCTGTTTTTTCTGTCACGAACCTTGCTAGAACAATGAAGAAGTTACAAGATCAAGGTGTCTGGATTTTCGGCACGGCAGGGGAGGCCACTCAAACTATCTACGAACATGACTTAACCATTTCAAGTGCCATTGTTATGGGGGCCGAAGGTGATGGTATGCGCCGCCTAACCCGTGAGCAATGTGATTATTTGGTGAAGTTGCCAATGGCGGGTGTGGTATCGAGCTTAAATGTGTCGGTTGCTACGGGTGTGTGTTTGTATGAAATCGTTCGTCAGCGTGCAGTAAAAAATGAATCTTAG